A segment of the Candidatus Cloacimonadota bacterium genome:
ACCCCGCGCTAAATTGTTTCGCCCGCCGGGCTTCGTTGAATCCGTGGAAAGAGAACGGCGCGCAGATTCAAACATCATCCAAAGTCTGTACTCTGTGTTACTCTGTGTCCTCTGTGCCTCTGTGTTAGACTAATCCGTACAATCCGTTAATCCGTTGAATCCGTAGGGAAAGAAATTCGTGTAAATTCGTGTAATTCGTGGACAAATCACTCTGCTTTTGCTCTGTGTTCTCTGTGTTAACGTAAATCCGTTAATCCGTTGAATCCGTTGAATCCGTAGGGAAAGAAATTAGTGTAACTCGTGGACGAAAACAAAACGCCCCGGACAAAACCGGGGCGCGTATATCAGTATGGTTACTGAACTTATTTGACGATGACCATCTTCTTGGTCTGGTTCATGCTCTGGGTGGAGAGTTTGTAGAAGTAGATGCCGCTGCCGCAGGCATTGCCTCTGCTGTCTCTGCCGTTCCAGTTGACCATGTGGTTGCCTTCGGTGAGGCTCACGGTCTTCACAAGCTGACCCTGGACGTTGTAGATGGTGAGGGTTCCGGTGTCGCCGGCTTTCAGGGAGACTTCGATGTTGGTGCTGCCGTTCGCCTTGAAGGGGTTCGGGTAGGCATTGCGCATCTCGGTCACTTCAGGAAGCACGGGCGGTACGTTGCCGGTGACGGTAACGCTGACCGGACCGTGGAAGCTGCTGCTGTTGTAATCAACTGCTTCCAGCCAGTAGTAGTAGGTTTGGCCGATCAACACGTCGTCGTCCACCACAGTGTAGTTCTGGGTGCTGCTGGTGTTGGTGGCGGGGATCATCGGGTTGTCGATCAGTTCGGAAGTGCTCTGCTCGGCGCTGGTGTTGCGATAGACGCGATAGCCCATCATCTGGGTTTCGGTCTGGCTGGTCCAGCTAAGCTGCACGTAGAACTGGCCGGTGAGCGTGGCGGTGAAGCTGCTCAGTACGACAGGGGTGGGGCCGTCTTCCCAGTCGCCGTAGAAGGTGCTGTTCGGCAGGTTCTCGGTCATGGTCTCCACTGTCTGCACCACATTGATCGGATCCCAGACATTGTAACCGGCAGCGGTTACATAATAGGTTCCGGCGCCGGGATAATCTCCGGGGCAGGTGAAGGTGTAGGTGCCGTTGACGATGGTGGTGGCAACCACGGTGGGAGGATTCACGCCGTCGTCGAACCAGATGGAGGCGCCTTCGATCGGAGAGCTGGTGTTCAGGTCAAGCACGAGCACTGTCCAGGTGTAGATCTGCTGGCGGTCGAAAACGATGGTGGCGGGGGCGTATTCCTTGGTCTGGGCCCAGGTGCTGGCATCAACGATCCATTCTTGCGGGCACCAGGCAAAGCCGGTGACGTTTTCGAGGGTGTAGGTGCCGTACAGGGCGGCCTGGTCTTCGCTTTCGAATGTCCAGGGGGTGAACTGGCCGGTGGGAACTTCATCCTTGATGATCTCGTAACCGGGTTCATCCACGCCAAGATAGGTGGAGGCCACAGTCAGCTGATATACAGTTGTCTCGGTCCAGACGAATTCCTGGGAGAAAACCCAGTTGTTATCGTTATCAGCCACCCATTCGGTGTCCGCATCGATGGTCAGGGACGCGGGGGTCCAATAACCAGTAGTTGAAACATCCGTGGGGGTGTAGGTGCCGTAGATGTCGGCGGGATCGGTCACAGGGCCCAAGGTCGCCGGGGTGATGTAACCCGCGGGAACGGTGGTCATGTACACGGTGTAGGTGGGTTGATCCTCCTCGAGCAGCATCCACATCATGTCCGGAGCATAGAGGTTGATAACCGCTCTGCCGCCTTTGGAACGGGCAAGGAAATCGCCGGTGGTGAGTTCCACGGCTTCCCAGTAGTAACCTGTGGGGGCAGGGGTCAGCATCTGATAGGCGCCGTCGATGGCGTTTTCAGGCACGGATTCCTGGGTTTCGTCAACCACCTGGAAACCGGTGGTGCCGCCCGGGACGGTGTAGCTGCCGGCGGGACCCTGGACATTCCAGTTGGCTTTGCCGGTGTAGGTGCCTTCGTTGACTTTCAGGGTTACATAGTAGTTGTAGTAGTCAACTTCGGTCCACACAAATTCCTGGTTGTACACCCAGTTGTCGCCGTCGGCAACCCAGGGGGTGTCAGCGTCGATGGTCAGGGACGCGGGGGTCCAGTAACCGGTGGCTGACACAGCAGTGGGGGTGTAGGTGCCGTAGATGGTGGTGACGTCTTCGCTGTTAACGGGTCCCAGGGTGGTGGGGGTGATGTAACCCGCGGGAACCGTGCTCATGTTCACCGTGTAGGTGGGGCCGGGTTCATCTAGCTCAACAGGTGCGCCAGGATACGTAATCGATCCGGGGGGTCTTCCCCACCAAATTGTTCCCGTTCCTTCAGGAATGGTAATTACAGTAGAGCCTTCAGCTGCTGGTGTTGTCCTTGTTACGGTGAAGTTAACAGTTGCGCCGACGGTCCAAGTTTCTCCCATATTCCCCAACTGGATTTTAGCGTACATATTGCCGCCGACAAAATAGTACCCAAAATCTGGAGATACATCATTGTACGTATTTGCGTTCCAACTACAAGTAGCTGTGAAATCGAGGACTGCCATATCATTCGGTAATGGTACCCAAGGGTCCGCGTCCTCAACTAAACAAACGTACAATATTCTGGGTTCAGCCGCAAATAATCCCGCCGTCAAAAGAAGCAGGGCAAAAACGAGTAATGTTAATTTCTTCATGCTATCCATCCTTTATTTATTTTGTTTTGAAAGACGAACCAAATCCAGTTGATTTGCTTCCAGGCCATGTTGTGGCAGCAGTACTGTTCAACGTTAATGGATCTCCGATCGCTATTGCATGGGTTCCGCTCCACTCCATAAAGTCGGGGTCATATGAAATTGACGCCCATGAATGTGTGGAATTAGTGTACCAAGCTACAGCAATAATATTTCCAACTTCATCGCCCAACTCTTCGGCAGTACCAAGATCTGAGCGATCCAAAGGAACATAAATCCGGTTGTTGCCAGCATATATTCCAAACGTAATCGCGTCTGACGGTGTGCCTAGGCTATAGAAATCGAAGTTGGACAGTGAGTTAAATGTCATGCAGCCAGCGTTGTTCAAAGGCATGGTACCGCTCCACTCTGCGAAGTCAGCGTCATAGGATATACTCGTCCATGTTTGACCAGAGTTTGACCACATCGCAATGGCTCCAAAGTTCGCAATATAATCAACCACTGATCCCTCAGCAGTTGTTGCTTCACCCATCGGATACGCAACGTAATTGTTACCAGTGTAGCAAGGATACTTGACGTATCCAACCACGTTGGACGGGTCTGATTCGACCGCTGCCAGCATGCCAAAGGCAACCAGGAGCAGCAGCGGCAATATTAATTTCTTCATAACATTCCTCCATGAGAATGATATATTAAAGATTCGCTTTGGTTTTCCGGCCGGGTTAATGGGGCCGGCCAACCGACGTTGAAAGTTTTCCGGATCTTTTTCAGATGCCGGGTTTGATCTTGAAGACCTTTTCATTCATCGCACATTACACTCTATAAAAAAAGCTACTTTGTTACGTTGGACACTCTGGCCGGATTGCGAAATCCTGTCAAGCAGAATTTTTTGTTTTTGAGGTTACTTAGAAACATCTAAACTACTGATCTTGTCAACCCCTTGTTTGACAAGCTTTTGTCTGTGGCGAATTATCTACAGAAATCAGCAGGGATATATTACTGGTTTGCGTGATTGTCTGAAAGTTCTAAACTGTCACGCCAGACCTCACAAGGCACTTACCCGTTCTGTCTAACCGTCATGATCGCAATCTCCGATTGAGCCCTTTTCCCATTCAAGAACCAAGGCACTTCAATTCTCTTAAGGGATTTGCTTGACAACTTGTACATAGGTAAATTGTGTGTATTTGCCTTTCGTTTGACTTTTGGAATCGCAAAAACTCGTCGAAGGTTAGACGCACTTTTTTGGGAGTAACAATGAGAAACAAGTGGCTTTTGACCGTCCTTATCATGATCGCTTGCCTGTCCCTCTGGTCTCAGTCGAACAAGCCCAGGGTCTTGTACGTTCTTATCTGTGAAGCCGATGGAGGTTCGTTATTAAATGACACCAGCAAATTGAGATTTTTTGCCTCCTTGTTCAACGTGACCAGAGATAGCAACTACTATGACTTTGGATACTACCATGCAGGAGGTAACCTTTACGCCAAAATACAACTGGCTAACTTTGATACCGAATGGTATCCTGGCGATGTTGTTAAGCTTGAGTTTACCAGACAAGACACGTTGTATACTCATGGATTAATTGAGATCGTTGTTCCGGAGGGCACTGAAACCATTTGGTGGGGACGGCCAAACACACAAGGAAAAGACTATCCTGGCGAACCTGTCCGCCTATACCCTTTTATTTTGAATGTTGAAGCGCAGGATCCTGGCATCCCGGTACTCATCAATGGCAAGGCTACAGCTTTGGTTACCGGCACTCCCGTTACCGCCAAAACCAAAGATGACATCACCGGCATCTTTTCCCTGGCCCCGCCTCCATCCGGTTGGCGCTGGGAGCCATCCAAATATGTCCTCACCCCGCGGGATTTTGAGTTTTCGGAATCCGCCTCCACCGACGCCGAGGGCGTGTCCCGGCCTGGCTGGGCGCGCACCCTGGAGTTTCGCTTGGTCCCGTCGGATCCGGAAGGTTAACGTCCCCGTTAACCTGGCTCCGCAGGAGCCATCAGAATACCTATCATAACTTACAAGGCTTAGATTTTACCGCAGATCAGCGAAGCCCTCAAGGCTTTTGGTCGACGGGGACGTCGACCTTCCGGAATACATGCCTACCATCTCATCAGCGGCGACATATCAAGATGTAATCCGGAAGGTTAACGTCCCC
Coding sequences within it:
- a CDS encoding T9SS type A sorting domain-containing protein, with the protein product MSTVPAGYITPTTLGPVNSEDVTTIYGTYTPTAVSATGYWTPASLTIDADTPWVADGDNWVYNQEFVWTEVDYYNYYVTLKVNEGTYTGKANWNVQGPAGSYTVPGGTTGFQVVDETQESVPENAIDGAYQMLTPAPTGYYWEAVELTTGDFLARSKGGRAVINLYAPDMMWMLLEEDQPTYTVYMTTVPAGYITPATLGPVTDPADIYGTYTPTDVSTTGYWTPASLTIDADTEWVADNDNNWVFSQEFVWTETTVYQLTVASTYLGVDEPGYEIIKDEVPTGQFTPWTFESEDQAALYGTYTLENVTGFAWCPQEWIVDASTWAQTKEYAPATIVFDRQQIYTWTVLVLDLNTSSPIEGASIWFDDGVNPPTVVATTIVNGTYTFTCPGDYPGAGTYYVTAAGYNVWDPINVVQTVETMTENLPNSTFYGDWEDGPTPVVLSSFTATLTGQFYVQLSWTSQTETQMMGYRVYRNTSAEQSTSELIDNPMIPATNTSSTQNYTVVDDDVLIGQTYYYWLEAVDYNSSSFHGPVSVTVTGNVPPVLPEVTEMRNAYPNPFKANGSTNIEVSLKAGDTGTLTIYNVQGQLVKTVSLTEGNHMVNWNGRDSRGNACGSGIYFYKLSTQSMNQTKKMVIVK